A window of Gadus chalcogrammus isolate NIFS_2021 chromosome 2, NIFS_Gcha_1.0, whole genome shotgun sequence genomic DNA:
GATGGGACTTTCGCGACCGACTCAGTTCCAATTAACGAATCTTTAACGAGGAACCAAACGTATTCTTCTCTCTCATTCGTCTCATTCTTTCTCAGACTCgaccccccccagacccactagtcgctGACTGGCTGACTCGTTCACTGACTGAGagttgttacgtattttaagaatctttATTAAAATCTGTTATTTTCACCGGATGCTTTCGCAACTTCAACGGGTTCAATAAAGTAGCCTATAGCGTGTGCAACATCATTTCATTAACAAAAATGAAACATACAAGTAGGCCTTTATGCCACATATTTTACAACAGCTATTCCAGCCAGAATATTAATCCCACAGGAATAGTAGTGAACGGGTTAATTTAATATGCTTATTAAGCGGCATCCACACAGAGCATTACCATTAAGCCTACTGCCCAAATTccagcaatatatttgtgtttaaatcattaaaaaaaaaagcattatgAACTAAAGTACCACAAAAACATTATCGCTCCTGCACAGTGCGAAGAAAAACTCACCCATCACCCATGGCCTGATGTTTAAAAGTTGCCTTGGTGAAGCTGTTAAGACTGCTAAATCCGGCGCTGTTCCATGTCCCTTCACTGATGCTGAACAGCAAAGACGGCGAGTAGAACAGATTGTTCTGAACGGTGCTAGCCGTTAGCCAGTCATAGCGGCTGTAGTTGCACTCTGTAAAGCACCGCACAAAACCTTTAtcgatcatccaacatatgtattaaattacacttgtaactaagagaacacacatgtgagttgtttcacatgttgaaattatttgtatgcgtaacgtcatctttgaaaaagacgtttaaagtgtttcaatcgacccggctctccctaTTCCTTTTTTTATCAGCTTGGTTCAGGCGTTGGTTTTCGCTACTGATATAAATTATTTTAATCTGTTACTTTTAATTTAGGACCTTTTCTTTCTGTCAACACTGCCACATTAAGGGCGTGTCACATATTTTAGTTTTACCGTGATTGGTCTATTTTACGGAAGTTTGAGCTGGCCAATGAGCAAAGACCTTGGTCTCTATATATTCCAGTCGGACCCTGATGTGAGCACTTTGGATCAATTGAACTACTTATTCAACATGTCTGGAAGAGGAAAGACCGGAGGTAAAGCAAGGGCGAAGGCCAAGACCAGGTCATCCCGTGCCGGGCTCCAGTTCCCCGTTGGCCGTGTGCACAGACTTCTTCGCAAAGGCAACTATGCTCATCGTGTCGGAGCCGGAGCTCCAGTCTACCTGGCTGCCGTGCTTGAGTATCTGACCGCTGAGATCCTGGAGTTGGCCGGCAATGCTGCCCGCGACAACAAGAAGACCCGCATCATCCCCCGCCATCTGCAGCTGGCTGTGCGTAATGATGAGGAGCTCAACAAACTCCTCGGTGGAGTGACCATCGCTCAGGGCGGTGTGCTGCCTAACATCCAGGCCGTCCTTCTGCCCAAGAAAACTGAGAAGCCCGCCAAGAAGTAAATCAGAAACCCAGCAACCCAatggctcttttaagagccaacCACATATTCTCTTAAGAGCTAATCACTCAGTGGTATTAAGGTAGTCCCACAGCAGTTAAACTAAAATCAAGTGGACATTGAAATATAAGCCCCGTTTTGCAACAAAGTTTCAGGGATACTAATCCAGTAAGGAATTAATATCTGAGTCGCTAGTAGGCCTATTTCTGTCGATGGCCATAAGGCTAATCGGCATTCAATCAAACCATGTGAAATGCTAATTTCAGAGATTTGGGTTACACACCAATTGGAGTGACCAATGTCCATCAGGCCGCCCTGTATACTAAACGTTGGCTCCTTCACTTTTAATAACTGACTAATTTAGATACCTATAGTAATAGAGTTCATGCATATCATTTAATTGTAGATAGAACtttacacaaacagaaacatgaTCATGTTGAAAGGATATTTTCCCCAACAATCTACATTATTTTAATTCTGAAATGCGTTCTTAAGAGTCACTGGGAGTGGCCTGTTCTGGATTCCACGCCTTCACCTCTCTCGGGTCCTCAGTAAGCCTTTAAATTTGGCTGGGTGCACTAACTACCTCATTGTACTGTTAAACTAACAGCTGAACTTGTCTGGACGCGGAAAGGGAGGAAGGCCCCCTCCTCTAGGCCCTCTCCCTAGCCCCTCCTCTAGGGCCTGTTAGCCCCTCCTCTGGGCCCTCTCCCTAGCCCCTTCTCTAGGCCTGTTAGCCCCTCCTCTAGGGCCTTTTCTCCCTAGCCCCTTCTCTAGGCCCTGTTAGCCCCTCCTCCAGGCCCTGTTAGCCCCTCCTCTAGGCCCTGTTAGCCCCTTCTCTAGGCCATAGCCCCTCCTCTAAGCCTCTCCCTGGTGCCTCCTCACCAGCGCAATCTGTGAGTTATGCTAATAGATTTTTTCCAGTCATCTATTGTTGGAGACTTTGTGCTTAAACACAACGACGTGAATGAAGTGTAGCGTTTCCACAGAAACAAGCGGTCTGCTGTAAATACAAAACAAACGACGCATGCTAGCCTTCTTTACAATGTGCTCTGGACTCTTAGCTCTGAGCTAAACGTGAAAAAGTTAAAGGTTATTCTAAAAACATAAACTCTAGAATGTGCCTTAGACATGCTTCAGCTTTTGCTTTTAAAACGTGTACTTTTCAATTAGAATGATATGTGTTGAACCGGCTGTAACTGGTGAGGCACATTGTTTGTTTCATTGCACCAGTAAGAAATCTGAGAACTTTCTCAAATCTTTTGTTCTGGTTTATCTTCTGTTGAGCCGAAAATCCCAAAGCACACGGCCATGTTGGGAAGGtcccaaaatgtttttttcagttttgGACTGAATGTAAGAAGCCTGTGGACAATTCTAATTATGGTATCTCAAACACAAAGAAAGCCGCCGATAAGACGGCAGTAAAGGGCGGCAAGAAGCGCAGAAAGACCATCAGGAGGGCTATGCCATCtacataacatttacatttacattgagggcatttagcagacgcttttaacccAAGCGACTTCAATAAGTACAAAAAACGATGACTTTCACAGAAGCAACAACACaacctgagtgggtttgcagaGAACTCCTGATCAGGCTTCAAGTTATATACCTTAATTGTGTGGCTTCCCCCTACATGCAGTACAACGCTCTTTACTACGGGCAACCCGGCTGGCAGTGTCTGACTAACCAGAGTATTGACCAGTTAACTCTGTCCTCTAAGTTAGTGTAAAAGTACAATGAGACAGGGAAACCTGTCTCATTCCGTCACAAAGGGAGACCGCAGGGGGGGGGTTACCATTTGACAGGGAAATGGTGTGAATGAGTGATACGTGTGAATGCCCCTCAGGATGTAGGCATTTGTTGACCTGTCCTTCAaagataatatattaataatacagTGTTTAATGTTTAGCTTGAATTGTAGCAATGCTTACCTTATATACTTATATACTCTATACTTAACCTATTTACCTAAGTGAACTGACTGAATTCATTGACTACAGAGGGATAACTGCTACAGTGGCCATCGTCACCCTTGGGCCAGCTCTGATCTAGACATGAGGTAAGGGGCTCATGGCAGAGGGATATCTGGAGGTGTAAT
This region includes:
- the LOC130399121 gene encoding histone H2A, whose translation is MSGRGKTGGKARAKAKTRSSRAGLQFPVGRVHRLLRKGNYAHRVGAGAPVYLAAVLEYLTAEILELAGNAARDNKKTRIIPRHLQLAVRNDEELNKLLGGVTIAQGGVLPNIQAVLLPKKTEKPAKK